From Companilactobacillus heilongjiangensis, one genomic window encodes:
- a CDS encoding universal stress protein yields MLQQYKNILVPIDGSFEAELAFKKAVEVAKRNKAAIHLVHVIDTRAFQNVSSFDSTMVEQITEKAKETVKSYVKTAKDAGLEDIDYSIEYGAPKAIIATDFPKKLGVDLIMIGATGLNAMERLLIGSVTEYVTRTAACDVLVVRTDLDNKTIKKPKK; encoded by the coding sequence ATGTTACAACAATATAAAAACATTCTCGTACCAATTGATGGTTCATTTGAAGCTGAGTTAGCTTTCAAGAAAGCTGTTGAAGTAGCCAAGAGAAACAAGGCTGCTATTCACTTAGTTCACGTTATTGATACTAGAGCTTTCCAAAACGTTTCTAGCTTTGATTCAACCATGGTCGAACAAATCACTGAAAAAGCTAAAGAAACTGTTAAGAGTTACGTTAAGACAGCTAAAGATGCTGGACTTGAAGATATTGATTACAGCATCGAATATGGTGCACCTAAAGCAATCATTGCCACAGACTTCCCTAAGAAATTAGGCGTTGATCTTATTATGATTGGTGCTACTGGTTTGAATGCTATGGAAAGATTATTGATTGGTTCAGTTACTGAATACGTTACTAGAACTGCTGCTTGCGATGTTTTAGTCGTTAGAACAGATCTTGATAACAAGACAATCAAGAAACCTAAGAAATAG
- a CDS encoding glycine cleavage system protein H — translation MTDENYYWIKKGQHTTRIGLTKEGQDALGNVKYVELPDVDSDIKKGESSGEIEAQKAVVELESPVTGKIVKVNDKLNDNPELLNGTEKDAWFFEVNN, via the coding sequence ATGACTGATGAAAATTATTACTGGATTAAGAAGGGCCAACATACAACTCGTATAGGCCTAACAAAAGAGGGTCAAGACGCTTTAGGCAATGTCAAATATGTCGAATTACCTGATGTAGATTCTGATATTAAAAAAGGCGAATCAAGTGGCGAGATTGAAGCTCAAAAGGCTGTGGTTGAGCTAGAATCACCTGTTACCGGTAAAATCGTCAAGGTTAACGATAAATTAAATGATAATCCTGAATTATTAAATGGTACCGAAAAAGACGCATGGTTCTTTGAAGTAAATAATTAA
- a CDS encoding replication-associated recombination protein A, translating into MQKPLAYRMRPTNIDEVVGQQHLVGPHKIIRRMVEAKMLSSMILYGPPGIGKTSIASAIAGSTKYAFRMLNAATDSKKDLQVVAAEAKMSGTVVLMLDEIHRLDKTKQDFLLPLLESGSIILIGATTENPYINISPAIRSRVQIFELKPLDSDDLKKAVKRALNDDQNGLGKYNVKLDENALDLLVSSTNGDLRSILNGLELSVLSTESKDNSVHIDLQSIEESVQKKAISSDKDGDSHYDVMSAFQKSIRGSDPNAALLYLARLLEAGDLTSAIRRLMVCAYEDVGLANPQACARAVQAAQVAQMVGLPEARIPLADAVIDLCLCPKSNSGMVAIDGALEDVRNGKANSIPDDLKDAHYSGAKKLGHGVGYKFPHDYPNAWVDQQYLPNNLVNKKYYQPNNTGKYEQALNLRMQQIHEWKMNSKRSQNNYDN; encoded by the coding sequence ATGCAAAAACCATTAGCATATCGAATGCGTCCAACTAATATCGACGAAGTTGTCGGTCAACAGCACCTCGTTGGTCCCCATAAAATTATTCGTCGTATGGTTGAAGCTAAGATGTTATCTTCAATGATACTTTACGGTCCTCCTGGGATCGGTAAAACTAGTATTGCTAGTGCTATCGCCGGTAGTACTAAATATGCCTTTAGAATGTTAAATGCAGCCACTGACAGTAAAAAGGACTTACAAGTCGTCGCTGCTGAAGCAAAAATGAGTGGTACGGTCGTCTTGATGTTGGATGAAATTCATCGTCTCGACAAAACTAAACAGGATTTTCTCTTACCATTGCTTGAAAGTGGCTCAATTATTTTAATCGGAGCCACAACCGAAAATCCCTATATCAATATTAGTCCTGCTATACGCTCTAGAGTCCAAATCTTTGAATTGAAGCCTCTCGATAGCGATGACCTTAAAAAAGCCGTCAAGCGTGCTTTAAATGACGATCAGAACGGTTTAGGCAAGTACAACGTCAAATTGGATGAAAATGCTTTAGATTTATTAGTCAGTTCAACTAATGGCGACCTACGAAGTATTCTCAATGGTCTAGAATTATCAGTTCTTTCGACCGAATCCAAAGATAACTCAGTTCACATTGATTTACAGTCAATCGAAGAGTCAGTTCAAAAGAAGGCTATCTCCTCAGATAAAGATGGTGACAGTCATTACGATGTCATGTCGGCTTTCCAAAAATCGATTCGAGGTAGTGACCCCAATGCTGCTCTGCTCTACTTAGCACGACTACTTGAAGCTGGCGATTTAACCTCAGCAATCAGACGATTGATGGTTTGTGCCTATGAAGATGTCGGCTTAGCTAATCCACAAGCCTGTGCTCGAGCTGTTCAGGCAGCACAAGTAGCACAAATGGTTGGTTTACCAGAAGCCCGTATTCCTTTAGCAGATGCTGTAATCGACCTCTGTCTATGTCCCAAATCTAACTCTGGTATGGTTGCCATTGACGGTGCCTTAGAAGACGTTAGAAATGGTAAAGCCAATTCCATCCCTGATGACCTCAAGGATGCTCACTACTCTGGCGCCAAGAAACTCGGCCATGGTGTCGGTTATAAATTTCCACATGATTATCCCAACGCCTGGGTGGATCAACAATACTTACCTAACAATTTAGTTAATAAAAAGTATTATCAACCGAACAACACTGGTAAATATGAACAAGCCTTAAATCTACGAATGCAACAAATACACGAATGGAAAATGAATTCAAAACGGAGTCAGAATAATTATGATAATTAA
- a CDS encoding helix-turn-helix transcriptional regulator, with amino-acid sequence MKILGEKIRHYRKLRGISQSELADGICTQATVSLIEKKDKIPSMEILVRICERLGITMNLVIVNDDSQIYSIISDIKKSFYQDDFDGISDKLGKLKNINVNNKQEIKLIHFFNGLIEYVTSKNYDKAIFDFNRAMNVNIANVDMYDILIDVFTAKAYINKKSVDEARVYYNQAKDLIKSSLDKIGDENYHDSILIYANMADLSLKLDDNQKAMEYANEGIFIARKEQTLFKLDEMYCYLADAGTREGQKTDEDYIKAYVISSISENKPVFEKLKAKVKDMHLNIF; translated from the coding sequence ATGAAAATATTAGGTGAAAAAATTCGCCATTACAGAAAACTCAGAGGTATTTCTCAATCTGAGTTAGCTGATGGCATTTGTACACAGGCAACTGTCAGCCTGATTGAAAAAAAGGACAAGATTCCAAGTATGGAAATATTGGTTCGCATTTGTGAAAGACTGGGTATCACAATGAACCTCGTAATCGTCAATGACGATAGTCAGATTTATTCAATCATCAGTGACATTAAGAAGTCATTCTATCAAGATGATTTTGATGGTATTAGCGACAAACTGGGTAAGCTTAAGAACATCAACGTCAATAATAAACAAGAAATCAAATTGATACACTTCTTCAACGGTCTGATCGAATATGTCACAAGCAAGAATTATGACAAAGCCATTTTCGATTTCAACCGCGCTATGAACGTTAACATCGCTAACGTTGATATGTACGATATTCTGATCGATGTCTTTACCGCAAAGGCCTACATCAATAAAAAGTCAGTCGATGAAGCTAGAGTTTACTACAATCAAGCTAAAGACTTGATTAAATCTAGTCTTGATAAGATTGGCGACGAAAATTATCACGATAGCATTTTGATTTATGCTAACATGGCCGATCTTTCATTGAAATTGGATGACAATCAAAAGGCTATGGAATATGCTAACGAAGGTATCTTCATTGCTAGAAAAGAACAAACATTGTTCAAACTCGATGAAATGTACTGTTACTTAGCAGACGCAGGTACTCGTGAAGGTCAAAAGACTGACGAGGACTACATCAAAGCCTACGTCATTTCAAGTATCAGTGAGAACAAACCAGTTTTTGAAAAACTAAAAGCTAAAGTGAAAGATATGCATTTGAATATCTTTTAA